The Apium graveolens cultivar Ventura chromosome 6, ASM990537v1, whole genome shotgun sequence genome contains a region encoding:
- the LOC141666778 gene encoding uncharacterized protein LOC141666778: protein MGSEAPRKLTIHVTGFKKFHGVAQNPTETIVTNLKNYVEKRGLTPSVILGSCQVLETAGDGALPMLYKVMESGISGGDDSSNEQVVWLHLGVNSGSVKFAIEQQAVNEATFRCPDELGWQPQQLPIVLADGGISQTRQTCCSTEAILQFLQKDGHAVTLSNDAGRYVCNYVYYHSLRFAEQKGHKSLFVHVPLFSKIKEEAQMEFVAALLEAIGSTC from the exons ATGGGATCTGAAGCGCCAAGGAAGTTGACAATCCATGTGACGGGATTCAAGAAATTTCACGGTGTTGCCCAGAATCCTACTGAGACTATTGTTACTAATCTGAAGAATTATGTTGAGAAGAGGGGTTTGACTCCAAGTGTAATTTTAGGGAGCTGTCAAGTTCTCGAGACTGCTGGAGATGGTGCACTTCCTATGCTTTACAAGGTCATGGAGTCAGGAATATCGGGAGGTGATGATTCCAGCAATGAACAAGTTGTGTGG CTTCACTTGGGGGTGAATAGTGGATCGGTTAAATTTGCTATTGAGCAGCAGGCTGTGAATGAAGCCACCTTCCGTTGTCCTGATGAGCTGGGATGGCAGCCTCAG CAATTGCCTATAGTCCTTGCTGATGGAGGAATCAGTCAAACAAGACAG ACTTGTTGCTCTACTGAGGCAATCCTACAGTTCTTGCAAAAGGACGGTCACGCTGTTACACTTTCGAATGATGCTGGCCGTTATGTTTGCAATTATGTATACTATCACTCCCTCCGGTTTGCAGAACAGAAAGGTCACAAATCCCTTTTTGTCCATGTTCCGCTCTTTTCAAAGATTAAGGAAGAAGCTCAGATGGAGTTTGTGGCAGCTCTTTTGGAGGCTATTGGATCAACATGTTGA